A single region of the Silene latifolia isolate original U9 population chromosome 8, ASM4854445v1, whole genome shotgun sequence genome encodes:
- the LOC141596825 gene encoding two-component response regulator ORR10-like, translating to MDTQFHVLAVDDSIIDRKLIEKLLKTSSFQVTAVDSPKKALEFLGNELGINKVNMIITDYSMPGMTGYELLKKIKESEKLKDIPVIIMSSENIPSRISMCLRDGADDFFLKPVQLSDVHKLKPHLFKNCCSFQLKSLLNLHPLSQGCT from the exons ATGGATACCCAATTTCATGTTCTAGCTGTTGATGACAGTATAATTGATAGAAAACTAATCGAAAAACTCCTTAAAACATCATCTTTTCAAG TTACAGCAGTTGATTCACCAAAAAAGGCACTAGAATTTCTTGGGAATGAATTGGGAATTAACAAGGTGAATATGATAATAACAGACTATTCAATGCCAGGAATGACAGGGTATGAACTTTTGAAGAAGATCAAGGAATCAGAAAAATTAAAGGATATTCCTGTTATTATTATGTCATCCGAGAATATCCCTTCTAGGATTAGTATGTGTTTACGAGATGGTGCCGATGATTTCTTTTTAAAACCTGTGCAATTGTCTGATGTTCATAAGCTTAAGCCTCATTTGTTCAAGAATTGTTGCAGCTTTCAACTTAAAAGCTTGTTGAATTTGCACCCTCTTTCTCAAGGTTGCACATAG